One segment of Carya illinoinensis cultivar Pawnee chromosome 1, C.illinoinensisPawnee_v1, whole genome shotgun sequence DNA contains the following:
- the LOC122312495 gene encoding protein DMR6-LIKE OXYGENASE 1-like isoform X1 translates to MATTTKPLLSDLVAGMCRVPPNYIRPTSDRPNLHEVESLDGAIPLIDLQGLNGPNRFNIVKEIGLACKSYGFFQVKNHGVSEAVIDNMLRVSREFFHLPESERLKNYCDDPMKTTRLSTSFNVNTENVASWRDYLRLHCHPLEDYMQEWPLNPPSFREDVAEYCKNARGIALRLLEAISESLGLGKEYIDRALGKHGQHMAINYYPPCPQPDLTFGLPGHTDPNVITILLQDEIPGLQVLKDGKWVAVNPIPYTFIVNIGDQIQVLSNDHYKSVLHRAVVNCEQERISIPTFYCPSPDAMIGPAPQLIDVDHPPNYKTFAYSEYYQKFWDRGLTTQTCLDAFKDSRP, encoded by the exons ATGGCTACGACGACAAAACCACTGTTGTCTGACCTCGTCGCCGGCATGTGCCGTGTTCCTCCGAACTACATCCGACCCACATCTGACCGTCCAAATCTTCATGAGGTTGAATCATTGGATGGTGCCATTCCTCTCATCGATCTTCAAGGCCTTAATGGTCCTAACCGTTTTAACATAGTCAAAGAGATAGGCCTTGCCTGCAAAAGCTATGGTTTCTTTCAG GTTAAAAACCATGGAGTTTCTGAAGCAGTGATCGATAATATGTTACGCGTATCGAGGGAGTTTTTTCATCTGCCAGAAAGTGAgaggttaaaaaattattgtgatGATCCAATGAAAACGACGAGGCTATCCACTAGTTTCAACGTGAACACCGAAAACGTAGCCAGCTGGAGGGATTACTTGAGACTCCATTGCCACCCTCTAGAGGATTACATGCAGGAATGGCCCCTCAACCCTCCATCTTTTAG AGAAGATGTCGCTGAGTATTGTAAAAATGCAAGGGGTATAGCACTGAGACTACTTGAAGCAATATCAGAGAGCTTAGGGCTTGGAAAGGAATACATAGATAGGGCTCTGGGGAAGCATGGCCAACACATGGCCATCAACTACTATCCGCCATGTCCCCAACCAGACTTGACCTTTGGATTGCCGGGACACACCGATCCGAACGTCATAACCATACTCCTCCAAGATGAGATTCCGGGATTGCAGGTCCTTAAAGATGGCAAGTGGGTTGCGGTCAATCCCATTCCATATACCTTTATTGTCAACATCGGCGATCAGATACAG GTACTTAGCAACGATCACTACAAGAGTGTGCTGCATCGGGCAGTAGTGAATTGTGAGCAGGAGAGGATCTCTATCCCAACCTTCTATTGCCCATCGCCTGATGCCATGATAGGACCAGCTCCGCAGCTGATCGACGTTGACCATCCTCCCAACTACAAAACTTTTGCCTATTCTGAATACTACCAGAAGTTTTGGGATCGGGGTCTCACTACTCAAACCTGCTTGGATGCGTTCAAGGATTCTCGACCTTGA
- the LOC122312495 gene encoding protein DMR6-LIKE OXYGENASE 1-like isoform X2 has translation MATTTKTLLSDLVAGMCRVPQNYIRPTSDRPNLHEVESLDGAIPLIDLQGLNGPNRFNIIKEIVLACKSYGFFQVKNHGVSEAVIDNMLRVSREFFHLPESERLKNYCDDPMKTTRLSTSFNVNTENVASWRDYLRLHCHPLEDYMQEWPLNPPSFREDVAEYCKNARGIALRLLEAISESLGLGKEYIDRALGKHGQHMAINYYPPCPQPDLTFGLPGHTDPNVITILLQDEIPGLQVLKDGKWVAVNPIPYTFIVNIGDQIQVLSNDHYKSVLHRAVVNCEQERISIPTFYCPSPDAMIGPAPQLIDVDHPPNYKTFAYSEYYQKFWDRGLTTQTCLDAFKDSRP, from the exons ATGGCTACGACGACAAAAACACTGTTGTCTGACCTCGTCGCCGGCATGTGCCGTGTTCCCCAGAACTACATCCGACCCACATCTGACCGTCCAAATCTTCATGAGGTTGAATCATTGGATGGTGCCATTCCTCTCATCGATCTTCAAGGCCTTAATGGTCCTAACCGTTTTAACATAATCAAAGAGATAGTCCTGGCCTGCAAAAGCTATGGTTTCTTTCAG GTTAAAAACCATGGAGTTTCTGAAGCAGTGATCGATAATATGTTACGCGTATCGAGGGAGTTTTTTCATCTGCCAGAAAGTGAgaggttaaaaaattattgtgatGATCCAATGAAAACGACGAGGCTATCCACTAGTTTCAACGTGAACACCGAAAACGTAGCCAGCTGGAGGGATTACTTGAGACTCCATTGCCACCCTCTAGAGGATTACATGCAGGAATGGCCCCTCAACCCTCCATCTTTTAG AGAAGATGTCGCTGAGTATTGTAAAAATGCAAGGGGTATAGCACTGAGACTACTTGAAGCAATATCAGAGAGCTTAGGGCTTGGAAAGGAATACATAGATAGGGCTCTGGGGAAGCATGGCCAACACATGGCCATCAACTACTATCCGCCATGTCCCCAACCAGACTTGACCTTTGGATTGCCGGGACACACCGATCCGAACGTCATAACCATACTCCTCCAAGATGAGATTCCGGGATTGCAGGTCCTTAAAGATGGCAAGTGGGTTGCGGTCAATCCCATTCCATATACCTTTATTGTCAACATCGGCGATCAGATACAG GTACTTAGCAACGATCACTACAAGAGTGTGCTGCATCGGGCAGTAGTGAATTGTGAGCAGGAGAGGATCTCTATCCCAACCTTCTATTGCCCATCGCCTGATGCCATGATAGGACCAGCTCCGCAGCTGATCGACGTTGACCATCCTCCCAACTACAAAACTTTTGCCTATTCTGAATACTACCAGAAGTTTTGGGATCGGGGTCTCACTACTCAAACCTGCTTGGATGCGTTCAAGGATTCTCGACCTTGA